A window from Vicia villosa cultivar HV-30 ecotype Madison, WI unplaced genomic scaffold, Vvil1.0 ctg.003417F_1_1, whole genome shotgun sequence encodes these proteins:
- the LOC131640951 gene encoding uncharacterized protein LOC131640951: MGFKFLNSTPYYAQANGQVEAANKVIIGLIKKHVVKKPKNWHKTLDQALWACRTSPKEATNITPFQLTFGHDAVLPVEIYLQLVIIQKQEEIPPNIYWEMMMNELVDLDEERLGVLEMIRRQKKRLAKAYNKKVKALDGSFPSEFYAKSSLKKH, encoded by the exons ATGGGGTTCAAATTTCTCAactctacaccttattatgctcaagcaaatggacaagttgaagcagctaaTAAGGTGATAATAGGcttgataaagaaacatgtagtaAAGAAgccaaagaattggcataaaaccttAGATCAGgcgctctgggcttgtcgaacatcacccaAAGAAGCAACCAACATTACACCGTTTCAACTCACATTTGGGCATGATGCAGTGTTACCAGTCGAAATCTATTTGCAGTTAGTCATAATTCAGAAGCAAGAGGAGATTCCCCCAAAtatatattgggaaatgatgatgaatgagctGGTAGATCTAGACGAAGAAAGGTTGGGGGTATTGGAGATGATAAGGAGACAAAAGAAAAGATTAGCGaaagcatataacaaaaaggtgaaag ccttggacggaagtttTCCGTCAGAATTCTATGCCAAATCCTCCCTAAAAAAACATTGA